GTAAACGAATATTTTGAGTTAGAAACGGAACGTGTACTAGAGGTTAACTTAGATGGTGAGGTCTGGTCGAAAATGGGGGCTATGATTTCATACATAGGCGATATTAAGTTTGAGCGAGAACGTGTTTTAGAGCATGGTCTTTCAAAAATGTTTAAAAAGGCACTGACAGGCGAAGGAACGCAACTTATGAAAGCAAAAGGGAAGGGACGCCTCTATTTAGCTGATCAAGGGAAAAAAGTGACTATTTTTGATTTGAAAGACGAAAGCATTTGTGTAAACGGAAATGACTTACTGGCATTTGAACCAACTATCAATTGGGACATTCATTTAATGCGTAAAATGGCTGGTATTATGTCTGGTGGATTGTTTAATGTAACATTACAAGGAAGAGGTAAGGTAGCCATTACAACTCATTTTGAGCCTTTAACTTTATTAGTGAAGCCTGGTGAGACGGTTTATACAGATCCACATGCTACAGTAGCGTGGTCAGGCAATTTAACACCTGAATTTAAAACAGATATTAGCTTCCGTACGTTTATTGGACGTGGAAGTGGTGAATCGATTCAAATGGCTTTCTCTGGCGAAGGGTTTGTCATTATTCAGCCATATGAAGAGGTTTATTTGTCTGGTGAAAGTTAAAAGAAGCGCTACGGTATCAGTAATTCACAGGTTGCAAAGAAGCAGGGACAAAAGGGAAAAAGTGTTAGATTGACTGCCATCAATCTAACACTTTTTTGCTATGCCGTTGATGTCCGCTACGGCGGTGCTTTCCGCGGGCACACACGTAAGCCGCAACCCTCGCTAACGCGCGGCTTGTTGCGTCTTACGCTGCGTGCGTTCCCGCAGGAGTCACCGCCTTCGCTACCATCAACTAGTGCATTCTTCTAAATTTCTTATTGCAAAAGTAAGCTTAGCGAAGGCTTCATCCATTTTGCGTAGCGGGAAAATGCCAACAATCCAACCCTTTTTGCAATGCCGTTGTTGTCCGCTACGGCGGTTGCTTTCCGCGGGCACACCGTAAGCCGCAACCCTCGCTAACGCGCGGTTTGTTGCGTCTTACGCTGCGTGCGTTCCCGCAGGAGTCACCGCCTTCGCTACCATCTACTAGTGCATTCTTCTAAATTTCTTATTGCAAAAGTAAGCATAGCGAAGGCTTCACCCATTTTGCATAGCGGGAAAATGCCAACAATCCAACCCTTTTGGCAATGCCGTTGTTGTCCGCTACGGCGGTTGCTTTCCGCGGGCACACACGTAAGCCGCAACCCTCGCTAACGCGCGGCTTGTTGCGTCTTACGCTGCGTGCGTTCCCGCAGGAGTCACCGCCTTCGCTACCATCAACTAGTGCATTCTTCTAAATTTCTTATTGCAAAAGTAAGCATAGCGAAGGCTTCATCCATTTTGCGTAGCGGGAAAATGCCAACAATCCAACCCTTTTTGCAATGCCGTTGTTGTCCGCTACGGCGGTGCTTTCCGCGGGCACACCGTAAGCCGCAACCCTCGCTAACGCGCGGCTTGTTGCGTCTTACGCTGCGTGCGTTCCCGCAGGAGTCACCGCCTCCGCTACCATCAACTAGTGCATTCTTCTAACATATTTTAAAGTTTTGTCCTGGCACCTTTGTCGTTGCCAATCGAATCGAGTTATTTATAATGCGGCGTTCATTCCTGCAATTCGCCCAGTTACTAGTGCAGACGTAATATTGTAGCCGCCTGTATAGCCATGAATATCCAAAATTTCACCACAGAAAAATAAACCTGACTTTTTCTTGGACGCCATCGTTTTCGGTTCGATTTCTTTTACAGATACGCCACCACCTGTAACAAATGCTTTGTCGAGAGATTGCGTACCACTAACAGTCATTGTGAAATTAACTAGTAGATGTGCTAGAGCGCGGATTTTTTCTTGAGATAATTCAGTGCCAGTCATTTGAACATCAATGTTTGCACGGTCACATAAGAATAATAGCCAGCGTTCTGGTGCGACACCTTTCCAAACGTTTTTCACAGCTTTTTTCGGTTCTTCTTTAATAAGTTTATTTAAATATTGCAAACATGTTTCTTCATTGTAGTCCACAAGTGTTTGAATTCGCATTGTGACAGGCTCGTAACCAGTTTTCATCAACTCTTTGACAACAAATTGACTACAGCGTAAAACGGCAGGGCCGCTTAATCCGAAATGCGTAAAGAGCATGTCCATTTGATGTGTTACAAGTGGCTTGCCTTTTTTATTGAGAACTGAAACTGCAACATCTCGTAATGCTAGTCCTTGGAGCTCTCTTGTTTGAATAAACTCTTCCTTCGATAAAATGGGTACTTCAGTTGGAAATAGTGTTGTTACATTGTGGCCAGCTCTCTCAGCCCAAGGATAGCCGTCACCTGTAGAACCTGTTTGAGGGACTGCCTTTCCTCCCACTGCAACAACAACGGCCTCACATCGTACTTCTATACCGTCCGCTAAGCGCACACCAAGAATTTTTTCTTCATCCATTAATAATTTGTTAACAGGAGTATTTAAGCGAACTTCAACATGTAGTCGTTGCAATTGACGAATAAGTGCATCGACGACATCTTGCGCACGATTTGACACAGGGAACATACGACCATGATCTTCTTCTTTTAATGCAACACCTAGACCCTCGAAAAAGGCAATAATATCTTCATTGCTATAAACAGTGAATGGGCTATATAAAAAACGACCGTTACCAGGAATATGTTTAACAATTTCTTCAACAGGTAGTCTGTTCGTTACGTTACAACGCCCACCTCCAGAGATTGCGAGCTTTTTACCAAGCTTTGTCCCTTTTTCAAGTAGTAAAACTTTCTTTTTTCGTTCTCCAGCAGCGATAGCAGCCATTAATCCAGAAGGGCCGCCACCAATAACGATTACATCATACATATATGTGAACTCACTTTCTTTTCATTTTTAGGAACTTTTCCTATTATACATGAAGTCTATATAGAGGGCGGCTACTTTACATTGAAAATTATAATAAAGTGCATTATAATTTTTTATCTATAATGACTGCATGAAATGAACGGCTTTTCGTGCTATGATGGTAGAGGTTATGCACTAAATTATGAGGTGAAAAAATAGATGTGCGGATTTATTGGCTATATTAATGGAACAAATGTGATTGATCATCACCAAACAATTGAAAATATGATGAATACGATTATTCACCGTGGACCGGACAGTGGTGGTATTCATAGTGACGATAAAGTAACGTTAGGTTTCCGTCGTTTAAGTATTATTGACTTATCAGACGTGGCAAATCAACCTCTTTATAGCCCAGATGGCGACATCGTGCTTGTTTTCAATGGGGAGATATATAATTTCCAAGAGTTACGTGAAGACCTTCAAGCAAAGGGTCATACGTTTAAAACTAAATCAGATAGTGAAGTATTAATTTTCGGCTATATCCAGTACGGTGTAGAATTCGTCAAACAGCTTCGCGGGATGTTCGCATTCTGTATATGGGATAAAAAGAAAGATTTACAATTTATCGCACGTGATGGCTTCGGCATTAAACCGTTGTACTATACGGAAAACACAACGGATGGAACATTTATTTTTGGTTCGGAAATCAAATCTTTCATGCCACATCCAGCTTTTATTAAAGAATTAAACAAAAATGCATTACGTCCTTACTTAACATTCCAGTATTCTTCAATGGACGAAACATTCTTTAAAGGTGTGTACAAATTACCACCTGCGCACTATATGGTCATTCAAAATGGACAAAAACAAATTGTGCAATATTGGGATAAAAAATTCCATGCTAAAGAAGCGCCAATTGAAAAATATGTGGAAAATATTCGTTCAACAGTGAAAGAATCTGTAGACGCCCACCAAATTAGTGATGTAAAGGTTGGTTCTTTCTTATCTGGCGGTATTGACTCAAGTTATATT
The genomic region above belongs to Lysinibacillus sp. FSL W8-0992 and contains:
- a CDS encoding BaiN/RdsA family NAD(P)/FAD-dependent oxidoreductase codes for the protein MYDVIVIGGGPSGLMAAIAAGERKKKVLLLEKGTKLGKKLAISGGGRCNVTNRLPVEEIVKHIPGNGRFLYSPFTVYSNEDIIAFFEGLGVALKEEDHGRMFPVSNRAQDVVDALIRQLQRLHVEVRLNTPVNKLLMDEEKILGVRLADGIEVRCEAVVVAVGGKAVPQTGSTGDGYPWAERAGHNVTTLFPTEVPILSKEEFIQTRELQGLALRDVAVSVLNKKGKPLVTHQMDMLFTHFGLSGPAVLRCSQFVVKELMKTGYEPVTMRIQTLVDYNEETCLQYLNKLIKEEPKKAVKNVWKGVAPERWLLFLCDRANIDVQMTGTELSQEKIRALAHLLVNFTMTVSGTQSLDKAFVTGGGVSVKEIEPKTMASKKKSGLFFCGEILDIHGYTGGYNITSALVTGRIAGMNAAL
- a CDS encoding AIM24 family protein, translated to MGKYSLNDFVNTTQQNDHVNEYFELETERVLEVNLDGEVWSKMGAMISYIGDIKFERERVLEHGLSKMFKKALTGEGTQLMKAKGKGRLYLADQGKKVTIFDLKDESICVNGNDLLAFEPTINWDIHLMRKMAGIMSGGLFNVTLQGRGKVAITTHFEPLTLLVKPGETVYTDPHATVAWSGNLTPEFKTDISFRTFIGRGSGESIQMAFSGEGFVIIQPYEEVYLSGES